A window from Tenacibaculum singaporense encodes these proteins:
- a CDS encoding tetratricopeptide repeat protein: MKKIIILFNLLILSLFCHAQQNEFIIAENYFRNNEYEKAIQLYKRLYDQSPYNTTYLKKLITCYQETEQFTVAENLLTQKLKEKPNLSYLYVVLGYNFERQEKIEDANKYYQKAIESINKKANYGSLIAGLFKNYSKLDLAIEAFNKVMEINPKANYGFQLAQIYGEKGNFEQMFKSYVDLVDKNEGYLNNVKRYAGKYLTDDSEDENNILFKKALLRKSISNPKDIWNDLLSWLFIRQKQYNKALIQNKALLARNPDNLGKINDLGKIALENKDYETAKECFNLIIEKTNYPRDKFNAINNNLKIAIETKQPDVEERFNSIFKEYGINSKTLFTQVEYANYLTFTKNTPEEAATVLKNALNFTNSKFIKASIKLKLGDVFVYMGKFNKGLIYFSQVQTLFKNNYIGQEARFKVAQASYFKNDFTWAKAQLKILKGSATQLIANDAADLFLTISDNEPKDSIDTGLKEYAKADLLAYQNKNDEAIAILNDIITNYRGQSIEDEALFKQAQLFVKKKQYDEAILNYAKIIALDKEGIYIDDVYYHMAELYNNELNNPEKAKEYYQKIIFDLPSSIYLVEARKKFRKLRGDDI; encoded by the coding sequence ATGAAAAAAATCATCATTCTATTTAATTTATTGATTTTAAGCTTGTTTTGTCACGCACAACAAAACGAGTTTATTATTGCTGAAAATTATTTTAGAAATAATGAATATGAAAAAGCAATTCAGTTGTACAAAAGATTATACGATCAAAGCCCTTATAATACAACCTACTTAAAAAAATTAATTACTTGTTATCAAGAAACAGAACAATTTACAGTTGCTGAAAATTTACTTACACAAAAACTAAAAGAAAAACCTAACTTATCTTATTTATATGTAGTTCTTGGTTATAATTTTGAACGTCAAGAAAAAATTGAGGATGCTAATAAATACTATCAAAAAGCAATAGAGTCCATTAATAAAAAAGCAAACTATGGTTCTTTAATAGCTGGTTTGTTTAAAAATTACAGCAAGTTAGATTTAGCCATTGAAGCATTTAATAAAGTAATGGAAATTAACCCTAAAGCCAATTATGGGTTTCAATTAGCACAAATTTATGGTGAAAAAGGAAACTTTGAACAAATGTTTAAATCCTATGTTGATTTGGTTGATAAAAATGAAGGTTACCTTAACAACGTTAAACGCTACGCTGGTAAATATTTAACTGATGATAGCGAAGATGAAAATAACATTTTGTTTAAAAAAGCACTATTGCGAAAGTCAATAAGTAATCCTAAAGATATTTGGAACGATCTACTTTCTTGGTTATTTATTAGACAAAAACAGTATAACAAAGCTCTTATCCAAAACAAAGCATTACTTGCAAGAAATCCTGATAATTTGGGTAAAATTAATGATTTAGGTAAAATAGCTCTAGAGAATAAAGACTATGAGACTGCAAAAGAATGTTTTAATCTTATTATTGAGAAAACGAATTACCCAAGAGATAAGTTCAATGCCATAAACAACAACCTAAAAATAGCAATTGAGACAAAACAACCTGATGTAGAAGAACGTTTTAATTCCATCTTCAAAGAATATGGAATTAACTCAAAAACACTTTTCACACAGGTAGAATATGCTAATTATCTAACTTTTACAAAGAACACCCCAGAAGAAGCAGCTACTGTTTTAAAAAACGCTTTAAACTTTACCAATTCAAAATTTATAAAAGCTTCCATAAAACTTAAACTTGGTGATGTTTTTGTTTACATGGGAAAGTTTAACAAAGGACTAATTTATTTTTCGCAAGTTCAAACACTGTTCAAAAATAATTACATAGGTCAAGAAGCTCGCTTTAAAGTAGCGCAAGCCTCCTACTTTAAAAATGATTTTACTTGGGCAAAAGCTCAACTAAAAATTCTAAAAGGATCTGCTACACAACTTATTGCCAATGATGCTGCAGATTTGTTCTTAACAATTTCCGATAACGAGCCAAAAGACAGCATTGATACAGGTTTAAAAGAATATGCGAAAGCTGATTTATTAGCTTATCAAAATAAAAATGACGAAGCAATTGCTATTTTAAACGATATAATTACTAATTATAGAGGGCAATCTATTGAAGATGAAGCCTTATTTAAACAAGCCCAGTTATTCGTTAAAAAGAAACAATATGATGAGGCTATTTTAAATTATGCTAAGATAATTGCCTTGGATAAAGAAGGAATTTATATTGACGATGTATATTATCACATGGCTGAATTATACAACAACGAATTAAATAACCCAGAAAAGGCTAAAGAATACTATCAAAAGATTATTTTTGACCTCCCATCGAGTATATATCTAGTAGAAGCTCGAAAAAAGTTTAGAAAATTAAGAGGAGACGATATTTAA
- the serS gene encoding serine--tRNA ligase, which produces MLQVQFIRENKQTVLDGLAKRNFANAETIIEEVLTADETRRATQVSLDTILAESNKISKEIGGLFKSGKVEEANQLKAKTGELKEQSKQLTEELNSAAEKLNELLYQIPNVPHPSVKAGKNEEDNEEVFKEGIVPDLGENALPHWELAKKYDIIDFDLGAKITGAGFPVYKGKGARLQRALINYFLDKNTAAGYNEVQVPHLVNEASGFGTGQLPDKEGQMYLVTGDDLYLIPTAEVPVTNMFRGDLVKEADLPIAVTGYTPCFRREAGSYGAHVRGLNRLHQFDKVEIVRVEHPDNSYNALNGMVEHIKEILRELKLPYRILRLCGGDTGFTSALTFDFELYSTAQERWLEISSASNFETFQANRLKLRFKNKEGKSQLVHTLNGSSLALPRVLAGILENYQTENGIKIPEVLVPYCGFDMID; this is translated from the coding sequence ATGTTACAGGTTCAGTTTATTAGAGAAAACAAACAAACTGTTTTAGACGGATTGGCAAAACGTAATTTTGCTAATGCCGAAACAATTATTGAAGAAGTATTAACTGCTGATGAAACGCGTAGAGCTACACAAGTTTCTTTAGATACTATTTTAGCTGAATCGAACAAAATATCCAAAGAAATCGGAGGTCTTTTTAAGTCTGGTAAAGTTGAAGAAGCAAATCAACTTAAAGCAAAAACAGGTGAATTAAAAGAGCAATCAAAACAGTTAACAGAAGAATTAAATTCAGCTGCAGAGAAATTAAACGAATTATTATATCAAATCCCTAATGTTCCTCACCCGTCAGTAAAAGCAGGAAAGAATGAAGAAGATAATGAAGAGGTTTTTAAAGAAGGAATTGTTCCTGACTTAGGAGAAAATGCATTACCTCACTGGGAATTAGCGAAGAAATATGATATTATCGATTTTGACTTAGGTGCAAAAATTACGGGTGCTGGTTTTCCTGTATATAAAGGAAAAGGAGCTCGTTTACAGCGTGCTTTAATTAACTATTTCTTAGATAAAAATACCGCTGCTGGATATAACGAAGTACAGGTTCCTCATTTAGTAAATGAAGCTTCTGGTTTTGGAACAGGTCAATTACCTGACAAAGAAGGACAAATGTACCTTGTAACTGGTGACGATTTGTACTTAATTCCAACAGCTGAAGTTCCTGTAACTAATATGTTTAGAGGCGATTTAGTTAAAGAAGCTGATTTACCTATTGCAGTTACGGGTTACACTCCTTGTTTCCGTCGTGAAGCTGGTAGTTACGGAGCACACGTTCGTGGACTAAATCGTTTACACCAATTTGATAAAGTTGAAATTGTTCGTGTTGAGCATCCTGATAATTCATACAACGCTTTAAACGGAATGGTAGAACACATTAAAGAAATTTTACGTGAATTAAAATTACCTTATCGTATTTTACGCTTATGTGGTGGAGATACTGGTTTCACCTCTGCCTTAACCTTTGATTTTGAATTGTATTCTACGGCACAAGAACGTTGGTTAGAAATTAGTTCGGCTTCAAATTTTGAAACTTTTCAAGCAAATCGCTTAAAACTACGTTTTAAAAACAAAGAAGGTAAAAGTCAATTGGTACACACTTTAAACGGAAGTTCTTTAGCTCTTCCTCGTGTGTTAGCTGGAATTTTAGAAAACTACCAAACTGAAAACGGAATTAAAATTCCTGAGGTGTTGGTTCCTTACTGTGGTTTTGATATGATTGATTAA
- a CDS encoding helix-turn-helix domain-containing protein: MTSMSLYISYVFKILYRKRIMLSKNEVTLKKVALCVKTLREEYHITSSEFYIDTGIHLARIEQGKTNVTITTLQKICDYFNITLSDFFMMLEEI, encoded by the coding sequence ATGACAAGTATGTCATTATATATTTCATATGTTTTTAAGATTTTGTATCGAAAAAGAATAATGCTGTCAAAAAATGAGGTGACCTTAAAAAAGGTAGCCCTTTGCGTAAAAACTTTAAGAGAAGAGTATCATATTACTTCAAGTGAGTTTTATATTGATACTGGAATACATTTGGCAAGAATAGAACAAGGAAAAACAAATGTTACTATTACTACTCTTCAAAAAATATGCGATTATTTCAACATTACTTTATCTGACTTCTTTATGATGCTTGAAGAAATTTAG
- a CDS encoding bifunctional riboflavin kinase/FAD synthetase, with protein MEIIHSIFDFTPSQKTMVTIGTFDGVHIGHQKIIEKLVSEAKASNKKSVLLTFFPHPRMVLQKDVSIKLINTIDERAQHLEKLGLDYLIIHPFSREFSRLTALDFVRDILVNQLNISKLIIGYDHHFGKNREGNIEQLTEYSHLYDFTVEEIPAQDIDEVSVSSTKIRKALANGHLKTANNYLGYNFSLTGKVVNGKQLGGKIGFPTANIDIPEDYKLIPKTGVYIVKSIIDNTTIYGMMNIGNRPTVDGEHQTIEVHYFNFNQNLYGKELTIELLYYLRDEQKFDSVSGLISQLKKDEQNAMLFLKSYAKL; from the coding sequence TTGGAAATTATACATTCTATTTTTGATTTTACTCCTTCTCAAAAAACAATGGTCACCATCGGTACTTTTGATGGAGTGCATATTGGGCATCAAAAGATTATTGAAAAGTTAGTTAGTGAAGCAAAAGCTAGTAATAAAAAATCGGTTTTGCTAACATTTTTCCCTCATCCAAGAATGGTGTTACAAAAAGATGTTTCCATTAAGCTAATCAACACTATTGACGAAAGAGCTCAACATCTCGAAAAATTAGGATTAGATTATTTAATTATCCATCCTTTTAGTAGAGAATTTTCAAGACTAACCGCTTTAGATTTTGTTCGTGATATTTTAGTAAATCAACTAAACATTTCTAAATTGATTATTGGTTACGATCATCATTTTGGAAAAAATAGAGAAGGTAATATTGAGCAATTAACGGAGTATTCTCACTTATATGATTTTACTGTTGAAGAAATTCCTGCTCAAGATATTGATGAAGTATCGGTTAGCTCTACTAAAATTAGAAAAGCTCTTGCCAATGGACATTTAAAAACTGCTAATAATTATTTAGGTTATAACTTTTCACTTACGGGAAAAGTTGTAAATGGAAAACAGCTGGGTGGAAAAATAGGCTTTCCTACCGCAAATATTGACATCCCTGAAGATTATAAATTAATTCCTAAAACAGGTGTTTATATAGTAAAATCTATTATTGATAATACTACTATTTATGGAATGATGAATATTGGTAACCGACCAACAGTTGATGGTGAACACCAAACAATTGAAGTACATTATTTCAATTTCAACCAAAATTTATATGGTAAAGAATTAACTATTGAGTTACTTTACTATTTAAGAGACGAACAAAAGTTCGATTCTGTTTCTGGCTTAATTTCTCAATTAAAAAAAGACGAGCAAAACGCTATGCTTTTTTTAAAAAGTTACGCCAAGCTCTAA
- a CDS encoding TonB-dependent receptor — translation MMKKLLLVAFVLFGTAMMVAQTTITGTVNDASLGGPLPGANIKVSRKAVGTSTDFDGKFTMTVTDIPPFTIEISSLGYQTKTVEITKNNQVVEVSLTENATSLDEVVVSASRTPERVMESPVTIERFDSRAIKNTASASYYDGLENLKGVDINSGGLTFKTVNTRGFATFGNERFVQLVDGMDNASPALNFAIGNLLGISEVDVKSVEILPGAASALYGANAFNGIMLMRSENPFNEQGISVGLKTGLTSQEAAGDNGYYDATIKMAHAFDDYFAVKASFSYLKGEEWHATDYRNTTGIGGTYIPGMSHNDDPNYDGANVYGDEVSVNLGGAIGKVSRTGYREVDLMSNEAKSVKFNGAIHYRPLGNDRVEIIWNSKYGTGNTIYQGQNRYNLANFFMEQHKLEVRGKNFFIRGYYAGEDAGDSYDTRFAAININSKWKSNTDWFGDYAKAYLGAVPDVEASNHAAARIYADKGRAVPGTPEFTRLFNEVTADPDLLTGSKFRDNTSYYHADGNLNLRDYIDWAEVQVGGSYRQYRLNSFGTIYTDANGPIKYGEYGVYTQLQKKMMDDRLKLTLSGRFDKSDNFDGNFTPRVSLAYAAGENKNHNFRASFQTGFRNPTTQDQYIGLATGAGFILGTAPDNADRFSATAVTTTGTFTLTGNDVFTRGYSANSIASGNPTLATTDLVEPEKVKSFEVGYRAAVPLGDNKLSVDFSTYYNMYSNFISNKDVVVLVDPNTPVTVGNLTNRDLVRTFSVKTNSTVDVDSYGVGLGLNTKVFNGFDVGLNYTWSKFDFDQAADPDFEAGFNTPEHKVKMQFGHSNLFENFGFNVSARWQNEFYWQSTFLEGTVEERTVLDAQINYSVPSIKSVFKVGGSNLTGEEYLSAPGVGAVGSQYYISWTINN, via the coding sequence ATGATGAAAAAACTATTACTTGTTGCATTTGTGCTATTTGGTACAGCAATGATGGTTGCTCAAACTACCATTACAGGTACGGTTAATGATGCTTCGCTTGGTGGACCACTACCAGGAGCAAACATTAAAGTTTCGAGAAAAGCAGTAGGAACGTCTACTGATTTTGATGGTAAGTTTACAATGACGGTAACAGATATCCCTCCGTTTACCATTGAAATTTCTTCTTTAGGATATCAAACAAAAACAGTTGAGATAACAAAAAACAACCAAGTTGTTGAGGTTAGCTTAACAGAAAATGCAACATCTTTAGATGAGGTAGTTGTATCGGCTTCGAGAACTCCAGAACGTGTTATGGAATCACCTGTAACAATTGAACGTTTTGATTCAAGGGCGATAAAGAATACAGCTTCTGCTTCATATTACGATGGATTAGAAAATTTAAAAGGAGTTGATATCAACTCAGGAGGTTTAACGTTTAAAACGGTAAACACGCGTGGTTTTGCTACATTTGGTAACGAGCGTTTTGTACAGTTAGTTGATGGTATGGATAACGCTTCTCCAGCATTAAACTTTGCTATTGGAAACTTATTAGGAATTTCTGAAGTAGATGTGAAAAGTGTTGAAATTTTACCAGGAGCAGCTTCGGCTTTATATGGGGCTAATGCATTTAACGGTATTATGTTAATGCGTAGTGAAAACCCGTTTAATGAACAAGGTATTAGCGTTGGTTTAAAAACTGGTTTAACAAGTCAAGAAGCAGCAGGAGATAATGGATATTATGATGCTACAATTAAAATGGCACATGCTTTTGATGATTATTTTGCAGTTAAAGCTAGTTTTTCTTACTTAAAAGGAGAAGAGTGGCATGCAACTGATTATAGAAATACAACAGGTATTGGTGGTACATACATTCCAGGAATGAGTCATAACGATGACCCTAACTATGATGGGGCAAATGTATATGGAGATGAAGTTTCTGTTAATTTAGGAGGAGCCATTGGAAAGGTTAGTAGAACAGGATATAGAGAAGTAGACTTAATGTCTAACGAAGCTAAAAGTGTAAAATTCAATGGAGCTATTCATTATCGTCCTTTAGGTAATGACCGTGTTGAAATTATTTGGAATTCTAAATACGGTACAGGTAATACCATTTATCAAGGACAAAACCGTTATAACTTAGCTAACTTCTTTATGGAACAACATAAATTAGAAGTAAGAGGTAAAAATTTCTTCATAAGAGGGTATTATGCAGGTGAAGATGCTGGAGATTCTTATGATACTCGTTTTGCTGCAATTAACATTAATAGCAAATGGAAATCTAATACAGACTGGTTTGGAGATTATGCAAAAGCTTATTTAGGTGCAGTTCCTGATGTTGAAGCTTCAAATCATGCAGCAGCGAGAATTTATGCTGATAAGGGTCGTGCTGTACCAGGTACGCCTGAATTTACAAGACTGTTTAACGAAGTAACCGCTGATCCAGATTTACTAACTGGTTCAAAGTTTAGAGATAATACAAGCTATTATCATGCTGATGGAAATTTAAACTTACGTGATTACATTGATTGGGCAGAGGTTCAAGTAGGAGGTTCTTACAGACAGTATAGATTAAATTCTTTTGGAACAATTTATACAGATGCTAATGGTCCTATTAAGTATGGAGAATACGGTGTTTATACACAGCTTCAAAAGAAAATGATGGATGATCGTTTAAAATTAACGTTATCTGGTCGTTTTGATAAGTCAGATAATTTTGATGGTAACTTTACACCAAGAGTATCGTTGGCATATGCTGCAGGGGAAAACAAGAACCATAACTTTAGAGCATCTTTCCAAACAGGTTTCCGTAATCCAACGACTCAAGATCAGTACATCGGATTAGCTACTGGTGCAGGATTCATTTTAGGAACAGCTCCAGATAACGCTGATCGTTTTTCTGCTACTGCCGTAACAACAACAGGAACATTTACTTTAACAGGAAATGATGTATTTACAAGAGGGTATTCTGCTAATTCTATAGCAAGCGGAAATCCTACTTTGGCAACTACAGATTTAGTAGAGCCAGAAAAAGTAAAATCTTTTGAAGTTGGTTATCGTGCAGCAGTTCCGTTAGGGGATAATAAATTATCTGTTGATTTTAGTACATACTATAATATGTATTCAAACTTCATTTCTAATAAAGATGTAGTTGTTTTGGTAGATCCAAATACACCAGTAACCGTTGGGAACTTAACGAATAGAGATTTAGTAAGAACATTTAGTGTAAAAACTAATTCAACAGTTGATGTAGATTCTTATGGAGTAGGTTTAGGATTAAACACGAAGGTATTTAATGGGTTTGATGTTGGATTAAACTATACATGGTCTAAGTTTGATTTTGATCAAGCAGCTGACCCTGATTTTGAAGCTGGGTTTAATACACCAGAGCACAAAGTGAAAATGCAATTTGGTCATTCAAATCTATTTGAAAACTTCGGATTTAACGTGAGTGCTCGTTGGCAAAATGAGTTCTATTGGCAGTCTACTTTCTTAGAAGGTACTGTAGAAGAAAGAACAGTTCTTGATGCTCAAATTAACTATTCTGTTCCTTCAATTAAATCAGTGTTTAAAGTAGGAGGGTCTAATTTAACAGGTGAAGAATACTTAAGTGCACCTGGAGTAGGAGCGGTAGGTTCTCAGTACTACATTTCTTGGACTATCAACAACTAA
- a CDS encoding SGNH/GDSL hydrolase family protein has product MKNTIKYTFLSALFLGLAACDVDNTLPEIKGEAESTVALEAGSADFSKYVAIGASFTAGFTDNALFKAGQENSFPNTLAKKFALIGGGTFTQPLMNDNYGGLILAGNPVLHPVTGERLFDVRLTFNGDGPTSLSNVNPMAMSTTDFALNNPTGPFNNVGVPGAKSTHFIAPGYGNLANFPAAANPYAIRVAGNTNASIIELAVGQNPTFFTLSEFGGNDVLGYAISGGDDSSPITPTATFDFALGTVEGALKLTGAKGVVANLPYITSLPHFTTVPHAPLDPSNPDFGAQIPTLNNVFGAINGVFEAIGVPERSIVFATDAASAVVIKDESLENKTAQIVGALLASPTFPPFVASFGLPTDATTLQKVAGLLGTYYGQARQATADDLLVLPSMNVIGEVNTDSVAFLMSQGLPQQLAGMFSVEGVSLPLEDKWVLIPSEQAEIKVATDAYNTSLKTMADANGYAFVDFKAILQEASTVGLEFGNYNMNTSLVTGGLVGLDGIHLTGRGYALMANKMLAAIDATYGSNFTIGKDGLAKPDDYPTNYSPTLQ; this is encoded by the coding sequence ATGAAAAATACAATTAAATATACTTTTTTGTCTGCATTATTTCTAGGTTTAGCCGCCTGTGATGTAGATAATACATTACCTGAAATTAAAGGAGAAGCAGAGAGTACTGTAGCATTAGAAGCAGGTAGTGCAGACTTTTCAAAATATGTTGCTATTGGAGCTTCTTTTACAGCAGGTTTCACAGATAACGCTTTGTTTAAAGCAGGGCAAGAAAATTCTTTTCCAAATACGTTGGCAAAGAAGTTTGCTTTAATTGGTGGAGGAACATTTACTCAACCGTTAATGAATGATAATTATGGAGGGTTAATCTTAGCAGGAAACCCTGTACTACATCCGGTAACAGGAGAAAGGTTGTTTGATGTAAGATTAACTTTCAATGGTGACGGTCCAACCTCTTTAAGTAACGTTAATCCAATGGCAATGTCTACTACAGATTTTGCATTGAATAATCCAACAGGACCATTTAATAATGTAGGGGTGCCAGGAGCAAAAAGTACGCATTTTATTGCACCAGGATATGGTAATTTAGCTAATTTCCCAGCAGCTGCGAATCCTTATGCTATAAGAGTAGCTGGAAATACAAATGCTTCTATTATTGAATTGGCAGTTGGTCAAAACCCAACATTTTTTACTTTGTCTGAGTTTGGAGGGAACGATGTTTTAGGTTATGCTATCTCTGGAGGAGATGATTCTAGTCCAATTACACCTACAGCAACTTTTGATTTTGCCTTAGGTACAGTTGAAGGAGCCTTAAAATTAACAGGAGCAAAAGGTGTAGTGGCAAACTTACCATATATTACAAGTTTGCCTCACTTTACAACAGTTCCACACGCACCATTAGATCCTAGTAACCCTGATTTTGGGGCGCAAATACCAACATTAAATAATGTTTTTGGAGCGATAAATGGAGTTTTTGAAGCTATTGGTGTTCCAGAAAGATCAATTGTGTTTGCTACAGATGCTGCAAGTGCTGTTGTGATTAAAGATGAATCGTTAGAAAATAAAACTGCTCAAATCGTTGGTGCTCTATTGGCAAGTCCTACTTTCCCTCCTTTTGTAGCGAGTTTTGGATTACCTACTGATGCAACTACATTGCAAAAAGTAGCAGGTTTATTAGGTACTTATTATGGTCAAGCAAGACAAGCTACTGCTGATGATTTGTTAGTGTTACCAAGTATGAATGTGATAGGAGAGGTGAATACTGATTCAGTTGCATTTTTAATGTCTCAAGGTTTACCACAACAATTGGCAGGAATGTTTTCTGTAGAGGGTGTGTCTTTGCCTTTGGAAGATAAGTGGGTTCTGATTCCTAGTGAACAGGCAGAAATAAAAGTAGCAACGGACGCTTATAACACAAGCCTTAAAACAATGGCAGATGCAAACGGATATGCTTTTGTTGACTTTAAAGCTATTTTACAAGAAGCTTCTACAGTTGGTTTAGAATTTGGAAATTACAATATGAATACTAGTTTAGTAACTGGTGGTTTAGTTGGTTTAGATGGAATTCATTTAACTGGTAGAGGATATGCTTTAATGGCTAATAAAATGTTAGCTGCTATTGATGCTACCTACGGATCTAATTTTACTATAGGTAAAGACGGTTTAGCTAAACCAGATGATTATCCAACAAATTACTCACCTACTTTACAATAG
- a CDS encoding glycine--tRNA ligase, producing MAKQEDQFKKVLSHAKEYGYVFQSSEIYDGLSAVYDYAQNGVELKKNIRDYWWKAMVQMHENIVGIDASILMHPTTWKASGHVDAFNDPLIDNKDSKKRYRADVLVEDFREKINEKIQKDITKAKKRFGDAFDENEFRSTNPNVLRRQKQIDEITVELTRVQEENDLEGFRNLIIDLGITCPVSGSKNWTEVKQFNLMFGTQLGASADSSTQVYLRPETAQGIFVNFLNVQKTGRMKIPFGIAQTGKAFRNEIVARQFIFRMREFEQMEMQFFVKPGTQKEWYEEWKETRLKWHMSLGMGEENYRFHDHDKLAHYADAAADIEFKFPFGFKELEGIHSRTNFDLSQHEKFSGKKLQYFDHEDNTSYVPYVIETSIGLDRMFLAVFSNSLQEEELENGSTRTVLKLPAVLAPTKAAILPLVKKDGLPEIARKIVDDLKWDFNVVYDEKDAVGRRYRRQDAVGTPYCITVDHDTLEDNTVTIRHRDTMEQKRVKIEELSNIIKQEVDVRSWLKKMEA from the coding sequence ATGGCAAAACAAGAAGATCAATTTAAAAAAGTATTATCACACGCAAAAGAATACGGTTATGTATTTCAATCATCTGAAATTTACGATGGTTTAAGCGCAGTGTATGATTATGCTCAAAACGGAGTAGAATTAAAGAAAAATATTCGTGATTATTGGTGGAAAGCAATGGTGCAAATGCACGAAAACATTGTAGGTATTGATGCTTCAATACTAATGCACCCAACTACTTGGAAAGCCTCAGGCCACGTTGACGCTTTCAACGATCCTTTAATTGATAACAAAGACTCTAAAAAACGTTATAGAGCTGATGTTTTAGTTGAGGATTTCAGAGAAAAAATCAACGAAAAAATTCAAAAAGACATAACCAAAGCAAAAAAACGTTTTGGTGATGCTTTTGATGAAAATGAATTTAGAAGTACAAATCCTAACGTTTTAAGACGTCAAAAACAAATTGACGAAATAACAGTTGAATTAACAAGAGTTCAAGAAGAAAATGATTTAGAAGGATTTAGAAATTTAATTATAGACTTAGGCATTACATGTCCTGTTTCAGGCTCTAAAAACTGGACAGAAGTTAAGCAATTTAACTTGATGTTTGGAACGCAATTAGGAGCGTCAGCAGATAGTTCTACACAAGTGTATTTACGTCCTGAAACTGCGCAAGGTATTTTTGTAAACTTCTTAAACGTACAAAAAACTGGGCGTATGAAAATTCCTTTTGGAATTGCACAAACCGGTAAGGCCTTCCGTAATGAAATTGTAGCACGTCAGTTTATTTTTAGAATGCGTGAGTTTGAGCAAATGGAAATGCAATTTTTTGTAAAACCAGGAACTCAAAAAGAATGGTATGAAGAATGGAAAGAAACTCGTTTAAAATGGCATATGTCTTTAGGAATGGGAGAAGAAAATTATCGTTTTCACGACCATGATAAGTTAGCGCATTATGCTGATGCAGCTGCTGATATTGAATTTAAATTTCCATTTGGGTTTAAAGAGTTAGAAGGAATCCATTCTCGTACTAACTTCGATTTAAGTCAACATGAAAAGTTTTCTGGTAAAAAACTACAATACTTCGATCATGAAGACAATACTAGTTATGTACCATACGTAATTGAAACTTCAATCGGTTTAGATAGAATGTTCTTAGCTGTTTTCTCAAACTCTTTACAAGAAGAAGAGCTTGAAAACGGTTCAACAAGAACCGTTTTAAAATTACCTGCAGTTTTAGCACCTACCAAAGCAGCTATTTTACCGTTGGTAAAAAAAGACGGTTTACCAGAAATTGCTCGTAAAATTGTTGACGATTTAAAATGGGATTTCAATGTTGTTTATGATGAAAAAGATGCTGTTGGAAGAAGGTATCGTCGTCAAGATGCTGTTGGTACACCTTACTGTATTACGGTAGATCATGATACTTTAGAAGACAATACTGTTACCATTCGTCATAGAGATACTATGGAACAAAAACGTGTTAAAATAGAAGAATTAAGCAATATTATTAAACAAGAGGTAGATGTACGATCTTGGTTAAAAAAAATGGAAGCATAA
- a CDS encoding class I SAM-dependent methyltransferase: protein MSKKFNFFKEAVKNYKTSGTVVPSSRYLANKMLKEIDFKTAEVIVELGPGNGAITQYILKKLHPNTVLICFEINDAFFKELKKIKHPQLVVLKASAENIKLEIEKLGYSKADYIVSSLPLTIIPKEISHSILTKSYNFLTTTGLFIQYQYSLTYYKKLKEVFGNAIDLSFEPLNFPPAFIYKCVKK from the coding sequence TTGAGTAAAAAGTTTAATTTTTTCAAAGAAGCCGTAAAAAACTACAAAACATCGGGTACAGTTGTTCCAAGTTCAAGATACTTGGCAAATAAAATGCTAAAAGAAATTGATTTTAAAACTGCTGAAGTTATTGTAGAACTAGGTCCTGGAAATGGAGCTATAACACAATACATTTTAAAAAAACTTCACCCTAATACTGTATTAATTTGTTTTGAAATAAATGATGCTTTTTTTAAAGAATTAAAAAAGATTAAACATCCTCAATTGGTAGTTTTAAAAGCCTCTGCAGAAAACATAAAATTAGAAATAGAAAAACTAGGATACTCTAAAGCTGATTATATTGTTTCTAGTTTACCTCTAACTATAATTCCTAAAGAAATATCACACTCTATCTTAACAAAAAGCTACAACTTTTTAACTACTACTGGGCTTTTTATTCAATATCAATACAGTTTAACCTACTACAAAAAACTAAAAGAAGTTTTTGGTAATGCAATCGATTTAAGCTTTGAACCTCTAAATTTTCCCCCTGCTTTTATTTACAAATGTGTTAAAAAATAA